A stretch of DNA from Carya illinoinensis cultivar Pawnee chromosome 12, C.illinoinensisPawnee_v1, whole genome shotgun sequence:
CCCACCCTCATCTGCTAACCACTAGCCAGATTATTTGGATGTCAAACATACTGTAAATAAAGGTTCCTATTTCTTAATTAGCTCCAAAACTATGATCATAAACTCGCAATCAGGTCGGATTCGACGACCCGAATCGAGTATGGTACGTGTGAGACGGCAACTCAAAGTGAACAAGTTAATAAGTGGGTTTGGCAAAAAGAAGAGTGAAAGTGTTTTGATTAAAAGAGTGAATGGCATATTGACACGGTACTGTGTGTGAAGATAGGGCAGATCAGAGGTGGTGTTGGGCACTTGAAaaccttaaaatatatatatatatatatatatatgagaactgttatagatataaataaaatatataaaataaatttataaattgatataagtttatgaaatttattaaatatattttataataaaaataattttataatttgatatattacactatatcatattaatttgtaaatttatttttatataatttttttgtaattataatatCTTCTTATATACATGGGTCAAAATTTCTTGAAGTGTCACGTTTTCTGGCACATCTTTCGTGAATGATCACACCAATTGCACACTCACACGGTTTGAGAGACTCGGAGCCTACTCCACCATGTCAAAATTTCTTGGAGTGATACCTTTTCTGGCAAGTTAAGGGTcatttttcgttttcttttggCTTTATGGGTTCGAAGTGATTACTTATAACAGAAGCGCACATCTTTCGTAAATGATCACACCAATTGCACACTCACCATACTCTTGCTCCAACTCTGGTGACACGTGGTCTCTGTCTCGACTCTCTCCCCCTCTTTctgacccctctctctctctctctatgatcAAAAAATGAGCTAGAGGGAGAATTAGGCgtagagttttattatatataaatataattatatattaatattaatttatttatatttaaaatttaaattaatattatttttaataaaatttattttttaaccaatgcCTTTGtagtaatatataaattaatacataatttgtaattatattttcccTTCGGCGTGTGGGATTCAAGCTGTAATGGAAAGGTcgccttcttctttcttcctttttctcgcCCTTTTTCCCACTCTTTCTCTGCCCACAACAACTATATATACCCCCTCTCTCCTTCGCTTCTCTATTCAAACCTACTTGTTCTCCATTTTTGAGCTCCCTCCACTACTACTTCTCTCCAATAACACTTCTATAACTCTCCCAAAAGCACAAATACATAGCCATGGAATTCACATCCATGTTCAAGTTTTGCGGTTTTGCTTCCATTTTCTTCGTCTTCTTAATCCATTCCCTCGTCAGGTTCTTCAATTCGAGTCGCCGGAAATTGCCTCTCCCGCCCGGCTCCTTGGGTTGGCCTTACGTCGGGGAGACCTTCCAGCTCTACTCTCAAAACCCAAATGTCTACTTTGCCTCTAAACAAAAGAGGTTTATACAAATACCGAGTCTTAACCTTTCACTTTCTCCTTGACTGAACCGCTAGGAAGAAGTTTTACTAATGGCagattgtttgttttgatttatAGGTATGGCTCTATCTTCAAGACGCACATATTGGGGTGTCCCTGTGTGATGATTTCGAGCCCGGAAGCTGCGAAATTCGTGCTGGTAACGAGAGCTCATCTCTTTAAACCCACATATCCTGCAAGCAAAGAGAGGATGTTGGGAAAACAAGCCATCTTTTTTCACCAAGGAGACTACCATGCCAAATTGAGGAAGCTTGTTCTCCGGGCATTCATGCCCGAAGCCCTCAGAAACATAGTCTCCGACATTGAATTCATTGCCAAAGATTCAATCAAATCTTGGGAGGACCAGCTTATCAACACTTTCCAAGAAATGAAGACAGTGAGCTCCCCCACCTTGAATTTCATACTTTCCCAGTAACCAAACAGAGCATCTTCCCCAGTTTCAAGCTCCTTTTCGTTTCCTACTTTCTTCGTCAAACTTATGAATGTTTGATTTGCAGTTTGTTTTCAATGTCGCGCTGCTTGCcatatttggaaaggatgagATTCTCTACAGAGACGATCTAAAGAGATGCTACTACATTCTTGAGAAGGGTTACAACTCAATGCCCATTAACCTTCCGGGAACACTCTTCcacaaatccatgaaagcaagaAAGGAGCTTGCTCAGATCTTGGCCAAAATCCTCTCGACCAGGAGGCAGATGAAGCACGACCACAACGACCTGCTCGGATCTTTCATGGGCGACAAAGAAAGCCTCACCGACGAGCAGATTGCCGACAACATCATCGGGGTCATATTCGCTGCTCGTGACACCACCGCCAGCGTGCTGACATGGATACTCAAGTATCTTAGCGAGAACCCTCGTGTTCTTCAGGCTGTTACTGTAAGAACCCCTAAATAAAATTCTCCCTTTTACCCACTAAATTAACGATCTTTTCATGAAATAAACGTTaaaaatcaagaacaagaagtTTGTATTAATGAACTTACTCAGATTTTTGAGTGCTTGTGTTTTTTTACAGGAAGAGCAAGAGGCCATAATCAGGAGTAAAGAGGAATGTAGTGACGAGAGAGTTCTTACTTGGGCAGATACCAAAAAGATGCCGATCACTTCAAGAGTGATTCAGGAAACACTTAGAATTGCCTCAGTTCTATCGTTTACTTTCAGAGAGGCAGTAGATGACGTTGAGTATGAAGGTTAGTTGCTGCAAAAATATTTTACCCATTAGTCTTACTGTTCTACTTTAATGATTTATTCTTCTTGtttctgtattaatttttttgtttaaaaaattcttCTTCTGTAGGGTATCTTATACCCAAAGGGTGGAAAGTTTTACCACTTTTCAGAAACATTCACCATAGCCCAGATATCTTCCCAGAGCCAGAAAAGTTTGATCCCTCTAGATTTGAGGTAAATTTTGATCCAACACAAAATGCATCAAATGTTTTAGTTACTCCCTAGAGCTAAATTCGAATTCCCATCTGACAGGTTGCTCCAAAACCCAATACTTTTATGCCATTTGGCAATGGGATCCACTCATGTCCAGGCAATGAGCTGGCCAAACTGGAAATATCAGTCCTCCTCCATCATTTGACCACAAAGTACAGGTTGGTGAGCTTACAAATGACAGAATCATCACTGCATTTTTCACAGTTTATTGCTAATGTGAAAAAGTATCACATCCATTTATTACAGAAATAAAGGATTGATATTTATTGACACTCTTACCATATGAAGTATATTGCTAAAAAGAAACAGAGTTCCTATAAATAGAATGTCTTATGAGTCTATCTGTTGCTGACAAGGTTTCTGTTACATTATCTACATGCAGGTGGTCTGTGGTGGGTGCAGAGAATGGGATTCAGTATGGCCCTTTTGCACTTCCCCAGAATGGTCTGCCCATCCGATTATCTCCGAAGAAAGTGACCACACCTAAAAGCTTGTCCCAAGTACAAGAATGACTTCCCATATGTAGAAAGAATGGCATCACCAATTAGTTTCAAACTTTCTTTTTGTAATGATGAGGAGAAAGGCCACAATCACAAGCAATAAGCAAGTGAACAGAGGAaaagtcctctctctctctctctctctctctctctctctctctctctctctctctctcacttttggGGCCAAAGACACCTAAAGGAAGGAACTAATAAAAGATAAGATTAGCATCCAAAAGGGAAGCCAAAAGCGTATAGAAATTAAGAGCCTTTCGTACCAAAAGCCAAAAGGAAAGATGTGCAAGCAAGTTATGttcatttttcttctgttttattttttttgttttttgggtgtTTTTCTCAAGGGATGAGGAGAAGGGTTCCTCAGGAAGTTGAAGTAGTATATTCAAATATGTTTACACAGATTTAGGAGTGGTGGTGTTATTTCTTACCAATAATTTGCCGCAAGGCAGAAATGAAACTTGGATGATCGAAATTTTGACTCCAAATGCTTTGACAagttgttctctctctctctctctctctctctctctctctctctctctctctctctctctctctctctctctgtgatcgAGTCCAAGCAAGCATTAGAATAATGCTCCAACAGAATTGAttccatatataatttattcaaatcAAATAGAGACATCACAATAATTCCAATCAGTAATGTTCTGtccaattaaaatgaaaaacctTCTTTTTGAAACAGGGCATAGTCATATTGAATTTCTGACCAAAAACGATAATGGGATGAAGCCTGAAAAAAGGAACTTAATTTCCATTTTGATTTAGCACttgttgcatgcattttttcATGAAGGTGGCTGTTTCTTTATCCATGCATACATATGCATAAAGGATTGAAATCATATAGATCATGAATGTAGGTTTAATttgtgaaagaaaataaattaagctATTGATTCAAGTTTTGGAActctttatatgtaaaattaataaaatatttaattaaatgtgaAAGAGTTGATAATCATGTTCGAACTCAGGATTTTTATTATGATAAATATCATGTAAAATTACTGAGTGTCTTATCAATTCCCATACCTATATATCAATCGAGTGGCTTTATAAATACCAACTCAGGACCTAGATTTAGGTCCCGACAAGTGTActttttttgatgtatttttaaaatatttttaaatatttaaaaataaaaatatttatttaatcattaaaaaaatggtcGGAAACCATTATCGTTATCTAAACTTTTCTCATATCGATTTGTCATGTTTTGTCGTTGATAATTGTTGTCATAATTAAAGACAACATATATATTACATGGATTGATGCGgccaaaattgaaaatatgtgCTGTTGATCCTAGAATGTTCAAATGCATTTGCTCATGCGTGCATGGGTTATCTAATACTAATAGCCAGCAATCAGTTCCAAGAATCATCATCATGATCAACTTCAAGACCAGAATCGGACGTACGTACGACTCACGGCACTCGTGCAGATAAAACATTCCCAAATGATAGATGGATGGACACATGCACAGACGCATGCCTAGCTCCCCCCATTTTTCCAACTTCCTGATTGAAATATTGACATTTTTCTTCCTGTGGGCAATGGCCAGCTAGCCTAGCTGGGCATATAGCATCAGTCCTGCCTGCTTAGGTTAAGACAGAACTCCTCTTGTTGCATGCACATATATGAATGTGTCCTGTACGTTTGCCTTTTCATGACAATTACTGCTAACTACTTGATGTCACAACGGAATATGATTCGGGAGATATTGCATGATGACAACTATTTTTGATGGATGGTTTATTAGGAATGAcaagagaataaataaataaaaattcaaataaaatataatatttatatgattagaTATTGTGAATGTATCTATCAAGTTCcagatgattttatttaaataaaaattaaaaaaaaaaaagtgtggtgaTCATATGTACCAGGGAGGAGTTTGTGAAGACATTCTCCTCCGtcagtttttaaaattgagCCAACTCAGTCACTAGTGTCCCTCTCTTCCTCTATTTCGAATCAAGACTCTTGTTCACTTAAGTTCTCTAGCTTCCATTTTCTAgatttaatacaatatataataaattttaattcgcTTCGGTTTGAACCTTTCGGCTCAAGCCTCGGCTCTATCAcccaaaaatctcattaaaattttataagaaaaatctcaatatataaattcttaCCAAATCATATAATCAAATTGAGACACGTACATGCAAACAAAATAACACTCCACACAAAAACACCCGACATGGTtgtcttttttctcctttgttttcagTGATAGAACTGTCCTATTTCACAACCACAAAGTGATCATCAGTCATCATCATCTAGACAACGGCCTTACCCAAACCTGCATGAAATAAATCCACAATGCTGTGGGTCAAACTTTGAAACTTTTGCTTCTCGAGTTTATCCAAACCATAGGGCTCGATCCAGTACTAAAGTTTGGAaggggagaaaaaaaaactcgtatttccatttgtttgattatttgaaaAGAGACCtgaatcatataattatatatatatatatatataaaataatacttacaGTTGTAAATATGCAAACATCAagtaatcaattaaaaaaatacaagatttatatgaaaagaaaattaatttttaatagtaaacatcattttttttaaaacgactgcacgATTTTTGTACATATTTCGCGAccatatatagtattactcatatatatattactaaagAAATATTGTGGCTTACGTAATTGCTTGCTTATTGcatataatttagaatattatttgtcATTTGCAACATACAATATTAATATGGGACTTAGTTTTATTATAAGGTTATAttgattaatgaaataaaatgattacaaaTTTGCCAAATGGCACTAATTGCACTAAACTGATTTTAGGCAATATCATGTCATTGTATTACTTGGATTAGGATTAATCTAAAGGTTAATTTTCTAAGATAATTCCATAATGGAGTTTTTATTCATAATCTCACtcttttaatttaaacatattctatttttaaactCGTTGTATTAAGGGCATGTATACTGATGTCACAAACTTTTTCGTTGTAACAAAGTAttccttaatttaattttgttgctTTCATCATATATGGTGACTATTTTCACGATaaatattgaatattttttgtgtGTATTTATTCAATTGAGTTATTTGCATATGCTaactcatctaattattataattttttaaaaattttgtataaaataaaataaataatttaatttttgaaaattctaaaaaaaaaaaaaattggtcacCATATAATATAAACGATCCCAGCTGAAAGAATCACAACTTGAGCATATAATATTGCTTGAATTGGTCACGTTCAAAGAACAGAAACTTATCCAACAACTCCTCGACACTAAgatcatcatcgtcatcatcatttCACACCAAAAAAAACGTGATTTCAGCTTCCCCTTGGACCTATTAATGTCTTCAAAATCTAAGCCAAAATGCTGACTTTTGGCCTCATTTATTAGTAACTCTAGGCCGGACAGGTGTCTCCTATTATGTACTTGTGATGTTATAGTTGACAGAGTTTTCCAAAGGGGCTTTTTCCaaggaaacaaacaaaaaattaatgcattgatcatcatgatgcatgcatattgtATTTCCTTACAAATAAATGTCAAAGAGGGAGAACAGATTTGTCCCATTTTGTGGATACTGCAGATCTTCATGATGGATGGATGGTCCATGGTAGTACATCTCCATTAATTAGTCTTAATCTTAATAGCTATACCATGTCAACTTTGTACGCTGCTCTGTTCTGGATCTCCCATGAAAATGACCTCATTAATGGATTATTTCTGCtgtttattaattaaatgagtTCGATCTCGAGCTGTCACCTGCCAACTATTAATCTTAAGCTGTAACAGttcgttagaaattcaattgtgaaatttctattaactttaagaatttCGTAAAAAaactcataagttttcacgaatccattaatcgtataggtttttgtctaattacatagttagtgttattatttactatggtatcataagtgtatttttgattattggagatagttagaagtgtcaaaatgtattatgatttgtgtcattagactcggagggttatttaaagtcttatggcgcaataactttttttcatattttcggacaaaacatctgttcaaaactgtagatattattggataaaaagaaatatcttgaggtaattttcgtgaatattattgggtaaaaatattttgagttgatttttgtagatattattggatagaatattatgagataatcttttatagatattttgggtaggagaaaaccacactcaactctcaactccagccttatcacctcccttatctcgtccataaatgtgtccagccagcacccatgaacttatcttcaattactccttctaataaaagattatcaaacactctctctcggacagattttaggagatcttttgcacgcccattttgaagctgttgtaaatgttttatcataaagtctccttcatataagttgttcctttttgagtctagtttatatggatatcttatttgccctatttgaagatcatttggtcagtcaaatattatgtaaactatagaaaggtcattctgggagataaactggagaatatgttatagtttggagtttttgaccaagctaatggatagatattggtccgaaatttttatggagtattgttaacatgtatatgtgactattggttgaggatttttacatgattaaaggttttgatgaaagatgttcttagatttagaaacttagaaactggaagaggaaaaacagtttctgttttgagaaagtttaactctttggtggtctaaacctattctaatgactttgataattttattggagaatcctaaacatcttatatacatgttatattattattttgaagatatttgatgttagtttcaaagatatgaaattttatgcaaagagatattcagataagccaaagtgtggatattcttggctaaatttatgttttggttaatttctaaccatgtgatcttgaattagaaacttttatatgttttaggacatctttttaaaccatgtaatggtttggtttgaagatcatatatttataagtcatagatcaagagatttatcaaaactagttgaggaaaaagttcctgtttttggactaagtgtaaaaccaaaaactccaaatgttattttgtgattttggtgactttagtttgatgatttaaagcgtggttgatgttaggatgatattatgaatatgttagaagtaagatttgatttttgaaattcttggagatgttttgatttaaggtcaaaacttgtgattcaagtgcttggatctttttttacaaaaaagtttggtgttgattattagctttttctaaatggatgttttaagtatggttttgaacttatgattggaagatgtttgttgcaaaattttggtttaagcatgagttttgaagttggaaggaattgcaacaaaaataaagggaaatggcctatggatgtttcgaccatagtgtgttcttcatagttgtgttttgttttaaatttttctgagttgatatttaagtttaggacaaaatttacatgaggaatgtaaattttggaaacttttggagttagtatgcaaaatccttaagttatgggtaaaacggtcattttcccacatgtagagagtaaaatgaaaattttactctttaagttagtattttccatatttcaaattattagtgatttagttctaacttttagaattactaattacagttcctcgtgatcgcacttgaagttttataagaaacgcggagatcgaggtaagttagcttttaacttactagcagtctactgtgtatgtgtgctaagtaaaggaactatagtgtatgtatgtatgttatcatatatgtcatgccatgccaagttatcacgtaattatctattatatagaatttattctgtcatcaatttttatctgttacatgatatattttgtcatgtattactgtacattacaagtatgtcatgttaaatatgttgtctattatatgttatgccatgttacgaaatgtttctatctcaagttggtcatgtatttcaagttatgttcaaatcaagttatgttacgtcagggctccagtcctttagttttctagtcacgtttcatcttgagtacattcagtttgtgtagaatacatggggccacaacaactgtggagtatgtatttaacagcattgtgatgtgtagaatacatggggccacaacaactgtggagtatgtatttacacgtagaatacatggggttacaacaactgtggagtatgtatttttcatgttaagtcaagtttgcgtagaatacatggggccacaacaattgtggagtatgtatttacacgtagaatacatggggccacaacaactgtggagtatgtatttttcatgttaattcaagtttcagagtaagtttatactaagtcaagtttcaaatcaaattcatgtcaagtcaagttcagttcatgtttcaaattaagttatgtcaattatgctatgttgtacgctaaattatgctttaattatttatgaatttgattatacatttatgcttttactgtcatctatgcatcattagcatgtgtggaagttttttgttaacttgctgagatttgaaatcaaatctcactgtggtagtcccaactaccattcccctcgaatggtagatcttgttacaggacctgaaggaggatcaggagctgaccaactagacacagtcgattgaacgacggtgcgtcgttaatgttaatatagtagttaaattactacttgtacgatggagttgcatctccagtacttttggatcataactattttggactagtgttgtgattttagttgttcaataggtttttatgtatggagtatgttttaagcatttgggatattttcaatttggtgcatagtattgctaaaaaaaaaaaaaaattatccgctgcgaatattgcatattgttatatgcatgttagaaacattgcatcttatatgtcatgaacgggggcaggtaaccttgtgttgcatgtctcgacgcttcaaatttccgttcgatcccaaatggaatttgggggtgtcacagggtggtatcagagcaatacatctctgggcagtaaatccacatgtccttaggaaatgcacaaaatattaagtttgaaatttagttgtcattaggcttgaatttcttaaaggtatgAGAGGTATTATATGATTGTAATATGTATACTCGTGTGTTACAGGAAGAGACAAATGACTCATGGTAGAATACCTCAAAACCCTGAAGGTGGTATCAATCAGGAGAATCATGATTccccgatggatggaggattagctgaagctgtgcgtatgctgactgacgtgcttagacatcagcaacagcaacaagtgaacgcacctagacccgaagttaggggttgtccatatgagaagtttatgctttaccattacccaaatttttttggtaatgaaggaccactgagagccgagaaatggattatagatctcgagagaacgtacgagatttgtggatgtcttgaggaccaaaaggttctatatgctggatacctattccaaggagaagttggaatatggtgggatacacgtaggcaacttctagttagggaactaggtagtatggctgcattgtcttgggagaggttcaaggaagagtttgacaacagatTCTTCCCAGACTCTGTCAAACAATTGAAAGCCCTGGAATTTGCGTCCTTAAAACAAGGTAGTTTGACTGTAGAGCAGTATGCCGCTAAATTCATGGCATTGGGAAGGTTTACACCacacttgatttcaactcaaaagatgcaggcacaaaaatttcaagcaggacttctgcctagaatccaaagtcaagtagcttgccttagaatagagaattaccaagagttggtaaatgtaGCGACAATAGCAGAGGCTGAGCAGAAGGAATTGGCGATCCAGAACATGACCGATCGAAAGAGGGCCATGTCATTTACTACAAGCAGTAGTGCTGAGAAAAAGAGGCATTTTTCTAGTCCGGAGAAAGGCAAGAGAATAATGATTGGAGGACAGAAGCCGTCCTTTTATTCACCATGCCCTAAGTGTGGTAAGCTTCATTCTGGAGAATGTTACAAGGGATATGGAGTCTGTTACCGATGTGGAAAACCAGGACATATGATTAGAGATTGTCCTAACGCCAAACAAGGTAGTGGAGCTGGTGATCGCAAGCCAAGGCCCCACATCCCGGCACGAGTGTATGCAGTAACACCCagtgattttgatgttgacgcacctgaaactgatgaagctggcgtcatgactggtattttttttttattttattttatattttttttc
This window harbors:
- the LOC122289091 gene encoding abscisic acid 8'-hydroxylase CYP707A2-like, whose amino-acid sequence is MEFTSMFKFCGFASIFFVFLIHSLVRFFNSSRRKLPLPPGSLGWPYVGETFQLYSQNPNVYFASKQKRYGSIFKTHILGCPCVMISSPEAAKFVLVTRAHLFKPTYPASKERMLGKQAIFFHQGDYHAKLRKLVLRAFMPEALRNIVSDIEFIAKDSIKSWEDQLINTFQEMKTFVFNVALLAIFGKDEILYRDDLKRCYYILEKGYNSMPINLPGTLFHKSMKARKELAQILAKILSTRRQMKHDHNDLLGSFMGDKESLTDEQIADNIIGVIFAARDTTASVLTWILKYLSENPRVLQAVTEEQEAIIRSKEECSDERVLTWADTKKMPITSRVIQETLRIASVLSFTFREAVDDVEYEGYLIPKGWKVLPLFRNIHHSPDIFPEPEKFDPSRFEVAPKPNTFMPFGNGIHSCPGNELAKLEISVLLHHLTTKYRWSVVGAENGIQYGPFALPQNGLPIRLSPKKVTTPKSLSQVQE